GTACGATCGAACTGTCCAAAACCGAAGACGAGAGGTTGGCGGAACTCAGGGCTGAAAATACAGATATTCCGGCCTGGGTCCTGTCGCCGTCCCTATCCGTATCAATACACCACAGGCTTGGTGACCGAAGCCGGCTGTTTATCGAACTCAGCCTGTCGCAGGGAACTTTCCTGGCAGTGGGTTTATCATTGGGTCGCTGATCTTTTCCTGCCGATCACCGGCATGGATCACAAGCAATAAAAATTCCTTGATCTTCTCTGCGTTTATAACTTGACCCCCAGTAAGAACATCAAAGCCGTCGGTTTTATGTATGTGCCCGGTGTTGGATCCTTGAATAGATTTGAAAGGCCAAGCCGGTAGCGGGCTTCCAGGAACAGATTTATTCCTCCGGACTGCAGCTCCACGCCACCGCCGAAAATCAGGCCATAAATAAGACGATTGACATGGTCCAAGGCGTCATATTCAGTGGAGGTACCGTCAGCTGCCGTCATTACGATTTTCTGGTTCAGGAGATAGCCGACCTCGCCCCCGGCCAAAATATATGGAGTCGTGCCAGCTAGGAAACGTATCTTGAGCATGATCGGCAGGGTGATGGCCGTGCCTGAAAATGCGAATTTTTCTTTGGCAGCGGGGTCAGTGGCCTTAATAACCGCTCCGCCCGGACTATAGAGCAGATCCATCTCAAAAGCCATCCTGCCGCCGCTTTCATATCCCAGTCCGCCCATGAACCCCATTTTCGATGATTTTTTTGCGGTCGCGGGGATCGTTTCGGAAATATTCAGGTTGCTCATGGACAAGCCGCCCATCAGCTTGATTCCGCCTTTGGCAAACTCCTTGGCTGCATGGCGGGCTTTGGGTGCTTCGTGGCGAACGGTGGCGCGAGGTTTTACTTCAGCTTCCTCTTCATCTTCACCGTTCACTTCGACCACGGTGTTGTGGATATAGCCAGTGACCTCTTTCCCGGATTCATCCTTCACGTTCACTTCATACCAGGCTCCCTCCTTGCCGGAGACTTGCAGCACGGTGCCGATCGTCACCTTGGCGATGATCGGAGCCGAGGCGTTAGGCTCAGAACGGACATTCGCCAACTGGACCTTCACTTTCAAGGTCGTTTTTTCAGCAGCCAGCAGGAAGCCGCCCAGTGCCAGGATAGAAGCCAGCGCCAAAATAGTGTTTCTTTTCATCGCCCCTCCTTTTAATAAAGGAATTCTATCGACTTGCAGAAAAAACATCAAACACTATTAAAGCCGGGCGCCCTCGCTTGCCTTTAAAAGCGGAAGCCGAGCGTGGCGCCCAGGGCCATGTCATTGAAAAGGTTGTCGAAGGCCATGAGCGCATACACGGTGAGCTTCACCCCAGGGGCGCAGAGACCGGCGTTCAGCTTCAGCAGAAAATCGGTCGAACCCGACGCGCCGCTGCCGATGAAGAAACCCTTGGCCACCCCGCCGCCGACGAAAAAGCTGCTGACGGTCAGGTTCAGGATGGCGGCCGGATAGAGGATGAACTCCTTGAATTCGAAGCCGCTGCCTACCAGAATCGCCTCTGGGCTGAGCATCAGGAAATTGCCGAATTGGATGTCGAGCTCGACCCCGGCGGTCCAGAGAAACGGATCGAAATTGAAGTTCTCGTCGGTCTGGGCCCCGAAGTTGATCCCGAAATGCATGGATGTCGACGCGGGCGGGCCTGAGCGCGAAATGCTCTGGCGAGAAGAAGAAGGGCGGGATGGCGTATATTCTTCTTCGTCTGCCTTTTCTACTTTTTCTTCTTCATCGGCGCCGACGACCGTAACCACCGAGTCGCGGATGAAGCCGGTGACCGCCTTCCCGGATTGGTCGTTCATGTTGACCTCGTACCAGTTCCCGGCGTGGCTGGTAACCCCCAGGAGGGTCCCGGCCGGCACCCGGCCAACCAACGCCGCCGCGGCGTCAGGCTCGGAGCGGACATTGGCCATCTGCACCTTCACCTTGACGACCATGATCTCCTTGGCCGGCTGGGCGCTGCGGGCCTTGGCCACTTCCCGAGTGGCGACAACAACAGGTTTTTCTTCCACTTTCTCTGGTTTTTCCGTTTCTGCCGTTGGCTCCGGTTCAGCCGTTTCCTCCCCTTCCTCGCCGCGCGCTTCACCCATGGTGTTGTGGATGAAACCGAAGACTTCTTCCCCGGCTTTGTCGTTCACGCCCACTTCATACCAGGCACCCTCTTTGCCGTAAACCTTCAAGACCGTGCCAGCCGTCACCTTGGCGATGACCGGAGCCGATGCGTCGGGCTTGGAGCGGACGTTTGCCGTCGAGACCTTCACCTTGAAGGTAATCCCTTCTTCGGCCAGCAACAAGCCGCCCAGCACCACTGCAAAAAGCATCATCCAAACGATTTTTCTTTTCATTTTCCCTCCCATTTATTTTGGAGAAATTCTCTTTCCCGGTGAATTCCATCGCCAAACCACGGCCAGCGGATGCGCAGCCATTCACGTTAAAAGCGGAAGCCGAGGGTCGCGCCCACGACCATGTCTTTGAAAAGGCTGTCGAAGGCCATGAGGGCGTAGGCCGTCAGCTTGACGCTCCGAGTGACGAGACCGGCGTTCAGTTTCAGCAGAAAATCGGTCGAATTCGACATGCCGTAGGTGTTGCCGATGTAGAAACCCTTGGCCACCCCGCCGCCGAAAAACAGACTGCTGACGGTGATGTTCAGCATGGCGGCCGGGTAGAGGATGAACTCCTTGAATTCGAAGCCGCTGCCGACCAGCATCACCTCGGGGCTGAACATCAGCAAGCTGCCGAATTGGAAATCGAGCCCGGCGCCCACGGTCCAGTAGAACGGATCGAAAGAGAAGGTATCGTCGGTCTGGACGCCGAAATTGAGCCCGAAGCGCACGGCGCTGCCCGCGCCGCCGGCCGAATCGTTCCGCTGGTAGGCAGGGCGGGCTTCTTCATTCTCTTCGTCATCGCCCCCGACGACTTCGACCACCGTGTCGCGGATGAAACCGGTGACTTCGCGGCCGGACTGGTCGCTGACGTTGACCTCGAACCAGTTCCCGGCCTGGCTGGTGACTTCCAAGAGGGTTCCCGCCGGTACCCGGGCGATGATCGTGGCCGAGGCGTCGGGCTCGGCACGGACGTTGGCCATCTGCACCTTCACTTTTATGATCGCGTTTTCCTTGGCCAGCAGCGCTCCGCCCAGGGCCAGGAACAAAAGCAGCGCCAAGGCACTATTTTTTTTCATCGGCTTTCCTCCATGCAGCCAATTCTATTCAGCGGCAAAGCAAAAGTCAAGCCCGCAACGATGGGATTTTCTTCAGCAGCCAAATAAAAAAAGCGGTCCGAGCCAAGCGGCCCGGACCGCCCGACTAGCTAAAAATTAAAAAAACGCTTAGAACTTGAATCCCAGCGTGGCGCCGATGGCCATGTCGCTGAACAGGTTGTCGAAGGCCATGAGCGCGTAGGCTGTCAGTTTCATGGTCCTGGACGTGAAGCCGGCGTTCAGCTTCAGCAGGAAATCGGTCGAGCCCGACATGCCGCTGCCGATGTAGAAGCCCTTGGCGATGCCGCCGCCGGCGAAGAAATTGCTGGCGGTGAAATTCAGGATGGCGGCCGGATAGAGGATGAATTCCTTGAACTCGAAGCCGTTCCCGACCAGCATCAGCTCGGGGCTGAACATCACATAGTTGCCGAACTGCATGTCCAGTTCCGCTCCAACGGTCCAGTTGAAAGGATCGAACGAGAAGCTGTCGTCCGTCTGCACGCCGAAATTGATTCCGAAGTTCATTTCGTTGCCCGCGGCGTAAATGCCGGAAACCAACAGCAAGCCGCACAGTAAAACCAGTGCTTTTTTCATTATGCCTCCTTAAATATGATGCCGATAACTTATTCAAAAAAGAAGCAATTGTCAAGTGAGAAAAAAAAGATCGCCCGCCGGTGACCGCCTCAATTGTCCAAGCGGTCGAGGAGCAGCTTGAGCATGAAGCGGGCCGTGGCCTTGTGGTTGCCTTGGGCGCGGATGGCCGGACTGACGCACGACGGGCAGCCGCTCGGGCACGGGCAGCCCTCGACGATCTCCAGCGCCTTTTCGAGCAGCGCCCTGCCTTTTTCGTACAGCGTTTCGGAAAAGCCGACCCCGCCCGGATACTTGTCGAAAATGAAGATATTGGGTTCGAAGCGGTTGGCGAAGGTCAGATCGGCCTGATTGCGCAGTAGGGAACGCAAATTTGCGTTCCCTACAAAGGCCCCTGGCTGGAGCGGGTCCTTGGTCAGGTTGTCCTCGATGGCCACGCCGACGTCGCGCGCGTCGCAGAGCAGGATCACCGGGCTGATCTGCCTCATCAGATAGGCGATGCCGGCCACGGCCTCGATCTTCTCCTCGTTGGAAAAATCGAGGCTTTGCAGCACGTCGTTGCGCACCGTCAGCCAGAAGGCGGTGGTGTGCATCTCCTGCTGCGGCAGTTGCAGCTCGCCGGCGCCGACGTTTTCCATTGTGAAGAACTTCAGCTTCTTGAAGCCGACCACCTGGGAAAAGACATGGACGTCGCCAAAGGAGATGGTATGGTTTTTCAGTCGCGTCTCGTCGAAAATATCAAGGATTTTGATCTTGGTATAGGTGATGGAATCGGTGTAATAATCGGCGTTGGAACGGGTCAGGAACGCCTTGCGGTTCTCGTAATCGAGCTCCTCGACCACGTACTGCTCGCCTT
This window of the Candidatus Aminicenantes bacterium genome carries:
- a CDS encoding outer membrane beta-barrel protein is translated as MKRNTILALASILALGGFLLAAEKTTLKVKVQLANVRSEPNASAPIIAKVTIGTVLQVSGKEGAWYEVNVKDESGKEVTGYIHNTVVEVNGEDEEEAEVKPRATVRHEAPKARHAAKEFAKGGIKLMGGLSMSNLNISETIPATAKKSSKMGFMGGLGYESGGRMAFEMDLLYSPGGAVIKATDPAAKEKFAFSGTAITLPIMLKIRFLAGTTPYILAGGEVGYLLNQKIVMTAADGTSTEYDALDHVNRLIYGLIFGGGVELQSGGINLFLEARYRLGLSNLFKDPTPGTYIKPTALMFLLGVKL
- a CDS encoding DUF1998 domain-containing protein — protein: VASSMPIDQYIVNHPEYFSGQSPEMGRINADNLTVLIDHIKCAAFELPFAKGEKYGAEDLEEILSYLAENQVLLRKDDKWFWTEEGYPADAVSLNRISSDNFVEVDRTEGERVIAEVGFSDALETLHPKAIYILEGEQYVVEELDYENRKAFLTRSNADYYTDSITYTKIKILDIFDETRLKNHTISFGDVHVFSQVVGFKKLKFFTMENVGAGELQLPQQEMHTTAFWLTVRNDVLQSLDFSNEEKIEAVAGIAYLMRQISPVILLCDARDVGVAIEDNLTKDPLQPGAFVGNANLRSLLRNQADLTFANRFEPNIFIFDKYPGGVGFSETLYEKGRALLEKALEIVEGCPCPSGCPSCVSPAIRAQGNHKATARFMLKLLLDRLDN
- a CDS encoding SH3 domain-containing protein; its protein translation is MKRKIVWMMLFAVVLGGLLLAEEGITFKVKVSTANVRSKPDASAPVIAKVTAGTVLKVYGKEGAWYEVGVNDKAGEEVFGFIHNTMGEARGEEGEETAEPEPTAETEKPEKVEEKPVVVATREVAKARSAQPAKEIMVVKVKVQMANVRSEPDAAAALVGRVPAGTLLGVTSHAGNWYEVNMNDQSGKAVTGFIRDSVVTVVGADEEEKVEKADEEEYTPSRPSSSRQSISRSGPPASTSMHFGINFGAQTDENFNFDPFLWTAGVELDIQFGNFLMLSPEAILVGSGFEFKEFILYPAAILNLTVSSFFVGGGVAKGFFIGSGASGSTDFLLKLNAGLCAPGVKLTVYALMAFDNLFNDMALGATLGFRF
- a CDS encoding SH3 domain-containing protein, translated to MKKNSALALLLFLALGGALLAKENAIIKVKVQMANVRAEPDASATIIARVPAGTLLEVTSQAGNWFEVNVSDQSGREVTGFIRDTVVEVVGGDDEENEEARPAYQRNDSAGGAGSAVRFGLNFGVQTDDTFSFDPFYWTVGAGLDFQFGSLLMFSPEVMLVGSGFEFKEFILYPAAMLNITVSSLFFGGGVAKGFYIGNTYGMSNSTDFLLKLNAGLVTRSVKLTAYALMAFDSLFKDMVVGATLGFRF